The Mus musculus strain C57BL/6J chromosome 2, GRCm38.p6 C57BL/6J genome has a window encoding:
- the Olfr1222 gene encoding olfactory receptor 1222 yields the protein MQNQSFVTEFILLGLSQNPKVEKILFVVFLLVYIATIGGNMIIVVTIIYSPALLSSPMYFFLIFLSFLDACTSSTVTPKMIVDFFYERKTISFECCITQLFTSHFFAGVEVIILTSMAYDRYVAICKPLHYSSIMTRRLCGTLVMVAWTGGFLHSITQVIFTLQLPFCGPNFIDHFICDLFPLLQLACTDTHIFVILVFANSGSFCIIIFSLLIVSYGVILFSLRGHSSEGRRKALSTCGSHITVMILFFVPCMLIYARPSSAFSFEKNTLIFASVLTPLFNPMVYTFRNKEMKNAIRKMCRKLLVDSDNF from the coding sequence ATGCAAAACCAGAGCTTTGTCACTGAGTTCATACTCTTGGGGCTTTCCCAGAACCCAAAAGTTGAGAAAATActgtttgttgtatttttattGGTCTATATTGCAACTATTGGGGGAAACATGATAATTGTGGTGACCATCATCTATAGCCCTGCACTGTTGAGTTCCCCCATGTACTTCTTCTTAATATTTCTGTCTTTCCTGGATGCTTGCACTTCCTCTACTGTCACCCCCAAGATGATTGTAGACTTCTTCTATGAGAGGAAGACCATCTCCTTTGAATGTTGCATCACACAACTGTTTACTAGCCACTTCTTTGCAGGAGTTGAGGTGATTATCTTGACATctatggcctatgaccgctatgtggccatctgcaagCCTCTTCACTACTCTTCCATCATGACCAGGAGGCTCTGTGGCACTCTCGTAATGGTGGCCTGGACAGGAGGATTCTTACATTCTATCACACAAGTTATCTTCACGTTGCAGCTACCCTTCTGTGGGCCCAATTTTATTGATCATTTCATATGTGACTTGTTCCCATTACTGCAGCTTGcctgcactgacacacacatttttgtCATTTTGGTGTTTGCTAATAGTGGGTCTTTCTGCATCATTATCTTCTCCTTGTTGATTGTTTCCTATGGTGTCATCCTCTTCTCTCTAAGAGGTCACAGCTCAGAAGGACGAAGGAAAGctctctcaacctgtggatccCATATTACTGTTATGATATTATTCTTTGTCCCATGTATGCTAATATATGCACGGCCttcatctgccttttcctttGAGAAAAACACACTTATATTTGCCTCTGTCCTGACACCATTGTTCAATCCTATGGTTTACActttcagaaataaagaaatgaagaatgcCATCAGGAAAATGTGTAGGAAATTGTTAGTAGATTctgataacttttaa
- the Olfr1223 gene encoding olfactory receptor 1223, with protein sequence MLNQSFVTEFILLGLSQNPKVEKILFVLFFLVYLATIGGNIVIVVTILFSPALFGSPMYFFLSFLSFLDACISSVITPKMIVDFFYETKTISFECCMVQLFAVHFFTGVEVIVLSAMAYDRYVAICKPLHYSSIMNQRLCVILVGIAWAGGFLHSITQIIFTLQLPFCGPNVIEHFICDLFPLLKLACTNTHIFVILVFANSGSICIIIFSLLLVSYGVILFSLRSHSSEGRSKALSTCGSHITVVLLFFVPCILIYARNTSAFSFEKNVFIFADVLTPLLNPMVYTFRNKEMKNAIKKIWRRLFNISDKH encoded by the coding sequence ATGCTTAACCAGAGCTTTGTCACTGAGTTCATACTTCTGGGACTTTCACAGAACCCAAAAGTGGAGAAaatactgtttgttttgtttttcttggtctACCTTGCAACTATTGGAGGCAACATAGTAATTGTGGTAACAATCTTATTCAGTCCTGCACTTTTTGGCTCCCCCATGTActtctttttgtctttcctttcatTCCTGGATGCATGCATTTCTTCTGTAATCACACCAAAGATGATTGTAGACTTCTTCTATGAAACGAAGACCATCTCCTTTGAATGTTGTATGGTACAACTTTTTGCTGTCCACTTCTTCACTGGGGTGGAAGTGATTGTCCTGTCagccatggcctatgaccgctatgtggctatTTGCAAGCCCTTGCACTACTCTTCCATCATGAACCAGAGACTCTGTGTCATTCTGGTAGGGATAGCCTGGGCAGGAGGCTTCTTGCATTCTATCACACAAATTATCTTCACTTTGCAGCTGCCCTTCTGTGGCCCCAATGTTATTGAGCATTTCATATGTGACTTGTTCCCATTACTAAAGCTAGCCTGCACCAATACacacatttttgttattttggtgtTTGCCAACAGTGGTTCTATCTGCAtcattattttttccttattGCTTGTTTCCTATGGTGTCATCTTATTCTCTCTGAGATCTCACAGTTCTGAAGGGCGGAGTAAAGCTCTATCTACCTGTGGATCCCACATTACTGTTGTGCTTTTGTTCTTTGTCCCTTGCATATTAATATATGCACGAAATACTTCTGCATTCTCATTTGAGAAAAATGTGTTTATATTTGCTGATGTACTGACACCATTACTAAATCCTATGGTATACACTTTCAGGAATAAGGAAATGAAGAATGCCATCAAAAAAATATGGAGGAGATTGTTTAATATTTCTGATAagcattaa